CCAAAATTGCACGGCGTATTCCGCCAGACTGGTTCTGGGGCGATATATGACGACAGTGTCAATGAGTGCTTCGTCGTCTCTGTCTTCGGATAATACCGCCGAGGAAAACTCGTGAAGTGCTTCTTGCGCTTCCTGGAGTTGTAAGTAGCGCAGGCAAACCTTTGCTATAGAGCAATTGACTTGGGCCGCTCGATCATCATTTCCCCCATCGATCCCTAGCTCAGGTATGGCATAAAAGGAGTGATGAACAAATTTCACATCACGGTTCTTGACGGTGATGATTCCCCCAAGGAATTTCACCATCTCTGCTGCCAAATTACGTGGATTAATATCACTCAAATAAGGCTCTTTATCGTAGAATTCGTCCACCACAAGGGCTTCTGATAAGGATTCGAGTGTCCACGGTTCCGCAGCGTGCTTGATCCAGTTGAAGATTTTCTCGGCTCTCGCTTTGCGTTCCGATCCAAGGGATGAGATCATCACATGAACTGTATTCTCCACCGTTACCGGGGAAAGGCTGTGTATTATATCCGCAATTTCTGATTTTGGCTTGCCTCGGGGGAGTTCTTGAAGCCAATTCAGGATACAGTGTCCAAGAAACGGTGCAGATTCGCACTCTTCAAGCACACTTTTCAGTGACTGACGGAAGCTTTGATATATTGGACGGCTCCTCAATAACCTTTCCAGTCCTAGCAAGAgatcttgggcttcttcctctttcaaaCTAATCATAGACGGACAATCATCAATATTAATGCCGGCCGTGTCCGGGAATGTTTCAACATCCAGGCCACCTCGAGTAGAGGTTGAGAAAATAAGACGATATTCACTCTCATTGTAATGTTGTTCTTCCAATATACGCTCCAGAAACCATCGTCGTTGATCTCTAGGGCATTGGTCGAAGCAGCTAATAAAGATGGTCAGTTCACGGGTGCCGGAAGAATAAATGCGTAGCAAGCGGTACACATAGTACACATCGTCAAGTGACCAGGCCTGCATTTCACTCATGGAGTTGAGTTCGAAGATCAAACCTTTGCTCGGCGTTTTGAAGAAATGAGACAAAATCGTGCTCATCACATAGATAAGCATAGACGAGATGTTATTGTATCTGGTGTCCCACTGGTCAAACTCAAAATAGATGGTGGATCGTTTTGGTATCGGTGAATCGCGATCTCTCTCCAAATAGAGCAGGCGAGAAATATATTTGATGTCCACTAGAGAACCTTCACTGGCGTAAAGGTGTAGGAACCGGAATCCTGTACCCGCTTTGTCAAGATTGGTGTACGGCGTTTGCTCTTTAATCCAGTCTAAGACTAGAGGCACTGGCCCTGTTGCATAGAAAGGCGTGTCTGGGTTGATAGTTGGAGGAGCCAAAGATAATAGACGGGCTTGAATCTGGAGCATTTCGTGGCCTATCTCGATGTCTACTTTGGTGGTCAGTATTGCAATGATGATATGCTGCTCTTATCGGTAACACTCACTGCAGCCGATGCGGTTAAGTCTGTCAGCTAAGACGCGAGCCCACACAGGCCCCCCATCGCCAACAACAGAACCCGTGACCTTGATCGTATGCCTGCCGATGGCTTCAAATGCGTGTCCGGCTGTCTGTGTATGTAGTGAAAATGCGGTAGTCGGATTGAGTCTATTGTATGGCTCCGATCCTTCTGGGGTAGATACATCGCTGCTGCCACGTTGATATCGCAAACTGTCGACGACAATGTTAAAAATAGTAGCGTGATTTAGCAGCTTCGTGTCTAGGAAGCTGTCATTAATCCTTTTCACTTGAGTAGCTAGATTTCTAATCTTGTCCAACAGTTTGATCTGTATCTCAGGACCAGGATGCAGCAAAAGGTCGTGGAGCTGATCTTCAGCATGGTGGATGGATCGAAACCGATGGGGGGTTCCCAAGAAGATCTGTCATATTAGTAAACTAAACAGCATCGTATTCAGGCAACTATTTTATGATACTACTTACAATTGCGGTTGTTAGCATAGCAATGTCCCCATATTTGCGAGGATTCATTAGTGCTAAACGTAGAGCCTAGTTTAATCATAAGCACGCCTTCGAATGACAGCTGAAGAATTAAGCAATAGTTCATAACTACCTCTTTCACTATAGTGCCGCCTAAATCATGGCAAATCCATATGATCGGATGGCGGTCCGCTGGCTACAATTGGTATTAGATCAACTTGGAAGTGCGAAGGCATATTGATATCCTACCTTTCTAAGCGGATGACGGAATCGCGAGAATCGCCAGATGAGATCTTCAGCATAAAACTCTATGCCTCCAGGCTCATACAATATTGCGTCTTCGTCAATATCATACGCGTAATCGGCCTGCACAATCTTTCTTGGATGGAATAAACTATCCACGATCCACGGAGTCCTATTGCCCCTTCTCCAGGCAGTTTTCTCATCGTCCCGTATGCCATGAACGGTGATTACGCTAAATCTCGTCAGTTCTGCTGTCATTGATGTCTAATAGGCGTTTACTATCGTACTCAAAGTCGATGCAAGATGAATCTGACTGTAACCAAACTGTTCTCAGTTGAGGTTTGTGCCGTATTAATCCGGAGTCTGATGACTGGTCACTCCAGGTTTTAGCAGACGCAGGCGCTGGTAAACCATCGGTGTCAACTGGTTGATCTTCATCGACACTTTGGGCTTTTAATTGTTTTCCCGAGGAATCATCTGCCATGGCATCCAAAAGAGCTGCTTTGAGATAGACGATATCTAGCTCAACACGGAGGATATGGGCGAAATGGATTCTAAGCATTCATTGCAAAATGGGAGAGCTCTCATGTGTTGGTTTCAAATTGATCGGCACACAGGGCGTGGCAGCCCCTCATTGAGAGAGCCTTGTCATTGTGTGCTATACAACCGAGGCCCATTATACAGAATCCTTCGAACTTCGACCCACCCAGTGTTGTAGCACTGTGAGCGAATAAACAACATTACAAGTACTATATCGTTAATGTAAGGGCGCAAGTGGaggacaaaaaagaaatcaagaCCGAGCAGATTTTGAGAACCTACGCGTTAAATTATAAGCCGGTTTCTTTGggtatctgctactatagcttTAGTTTCGCTAGTATTTACTGctctatatatatttctttaatagctgctactatatatttatttcttttccagCTGCTACTATATACCTATTTCTTTTATAGCTATTACTACCATTACATTTCTCTAGCACCAGCTATCATCGCTTTGTAATAAAATTCGAGTGTTGGCTGAATAGGCTTTCCTCTGCAAAACCCGGGCTACCTATTGAGCTGATTAAGTGCCCATATTGCCAAATGTATGCgcttattcattttgcagCACGCTGGCTGATGTTTTGTTCACGCTGAACTGAATACTAGGCAGACATTCAGGCACTACTTAGACGGATAAGCTATCCTCAAGCCTTGTCATTCTATATAAGCGTTCTAAATGTGACGCTGCAGAGGTCATCCAGATTGACGTTGCTCAACTCATCATGGCCGTATGTGACGTTTTTATTCGAGCCCGCACCTTTGTCACGAGGGTTGGGTTGAAAGATAATGGGGTCGTCCTTTGGTATCTTGTTGAAGCATCCTTGTATAGCCGTCTTGAGATCTGTGCGACAAACGAAATTAACTCTGCACAGGAATTTCTGCCTGTCTTGTCTAGACACAAGTACAGCGACCTTGAGCGAGGCGGGAATGCCCTGGGGTTGCAAGGGGTTCTCCGAGAGAGTCCAGGTTGCGACGCGGTTGGGGGGTCTGTTATTAATAACACGCATTGCACCGCTCAAAGTAATGGCGTTGGACAATGTTGAAGTTGTCGACTTGTCCCACTTGGTAGTGAGGCCGAGATTGGCAAACTGTTGTATGCCGACAGTGGCTTCGATGCCTTTGGTTATCGTTTCTTCTTGATGTGTCGGCATTAAGCTGTATGTGTCTTGAAATGCTATGTCTTCAACCTCAATGTCGCCATCGGCTGAATCGGGCTCAAACAAGAGCTTGATAGTGGCCTCGGAGATCCTCCGCGAGCCTTTGGGTTGTATGAACCATTGCATAACGATGAGACTCGCATAACGGTCGCTTtctggagagagagctcCATGAATGACTTTTTCAAGTTTGCAGGTAACATCGATTGCTCCAGTTCGTTGAAGAACTTCCGCTCGATGGTAATGATTTggcgtggtgttgaagaCATGAAAGCCGctgccttcttcgcctcctgTCTCGTACAGGTCGATAGATATTGTCTCAAGATCACCGCCGTGCCCACCAAGGGAAGAATTCTCAAATTCAGCCATGATCAAAAGACTCAGGATCAGCTTGGGGTGCTCATGGCCAATGAAGAGAGTAATTATCGTTTGTATCAAGTGGCggggtacggagtactaaTGGCAATATCTGGCCCTCGATCATCCAATAGAGACTATTCTACGGCGAGGATGCCCTCTTCTGCTCTCATGACTCACAATTCGCACTGTATGCAGAGCCTCCTATCACATATTAGCCTCGGGTGGGGGTCAAAATGGTACTCTTTGACATAACGCACTTATCTTTCCCATCAAATCTCGGATGTTTCTACGTTGAAAAATCCTTCTGAGCTTTCAATTGTCTTACGATGGCTTCGGAACCAGATTTTGACGACGATTTTTTCCTGGACAGGAACCATGCGGATGTTCATCGAGAAGGGGAGGATGAGCATGAGCGACGCTTCAGAGAGGCGTGTAGGGAAATAAAAGACATCAGAAGGCATTTTGACGAAAGTGATGTTGACGAGTTCTTCACTAAATATGGCGATGTTGTTAATCAGCGCTCGAAGAAAACTACGGCCAATCTTCTCCACACGCTTGTCGACGTGGTTACGCACAATGAAGTTCAACCAAAACACATTGAGATTCTAGTCCGAAGAGTGGTTGAGAATTTTCCGGATTTGCTGACGCATCCAAATGAGGAGACATATAATCCAATTTTCCTGGCGATCAAAGCCTCTCAAAAAGGCTCTCACGATGAGCTGGTCGATTATATGATAACAACGTGTGCTTCGAAAACGGAGGACACTCCGCATGGGCGGTCACTCAATTACGCTTTGAgtatgaagatgaaggatggcAAAACCTGTCTTCATCTTGCGATAGCAAAGCAGCTGAGCCCAAAGACAATCAAGGCACTTATTGAGTATGCCAGTGACGAGGCCCTGGCTGTgcaagacgaggatggcaaGACGCCAATGCATCATGCGACGCTCTTTAAGAGTTGCACAGATACTGGAATAGAGCTCATTAAGCTCTTTCTTGAGAGAGACATTCGAATAAGGCAATCTAAACTCAGACCTCCAAAGACGTTTCTTGATGCCACTGATAATAGTGGTGCGTCAGTCTATTGGCAACTTCAGACGAATAAAACCTCTGTCACCAATGCCTACAATGACTGGTTAGCAAAGAAACTATCGGCAGATACTAGTAAAAAGAGCCAACAGCCTATTCACAGAGAGCGCGCCAAAGCATCGCTAATTGGAGATAATACGCCTCAGATGGGTTCAAGGCTTTCAAGATCTAGCGCATTTGTTGAACCTGTTGACCGAAACGGTCAAGATTATGAGGTTAGCATTCTTGATATCCGGGAAAAAGAACGCggaatgaagaaagatgatCGTTTCACGCAACCTGCAATGTCTACAATAGCTGCTGAGATAAAGAAGCGCGGAGCGGAGAACCGAAACACTAGTCAGGATCGATCAAATATGCTCAATGGAGGGTATTCAGGTATGGGAGGGTTTGTAGATGATAGAAACATCCCAGAAATTACACCCAATATCTCACTCAAACGGAGAGGTACGGAAAATCTGGAGACAActcaaggcaaagagaaggaaagagTGGCTTCTAATTCTAATTCGGCTCCAAAGAAGCCTAACTCATCTGAATTTATGCCGGTCCTGATCAAAAACTCGAATGCTATACTCCTCGATCTGAAAATCCATTATCTGAGGACTAGAAGCACTGAATTAGCAATATCCTTCTTACATGGCTCCAACATGCAAGGTAAGATAGATAGATTAAGGATGAACTTTTTATCAACCTCTACTAACACGTGGCTACAGACATACATATCAGCTTCGACTATGATAGTTTACCAAGGAAATTGCTTTGGCACGAATTTCTTAAACGTTTTGGTTCGTCCAAGAGTGGTCGCCTCACCTTTGACAATGTACTTCAATATGTGACACTTCCAAGGGTTTCAGTCAATGTCACAGGCCGACTTGCAGATATTGAgcgagaagcagaagaagaatctgGATTGCGCCAAATTGGGGCCCTCGGGCGCAAAGATGCAAAGTATTTTCTTGACTGGCTGTTTGATAAGGGTGTACGACATATTATCAGTCTGTCCGTGGAAGACGGTGGACGATCTGACGAGAAGGTCCATAGCGATCAAGTTATTCAAGAGTCACTTGAGAGACTAATCGTTGAGCATCTCGATTGGCAAAAGATTGACTTGGACCCTGAGACGATACTACGCGTGGGGTGTAAAATTATTCAGCAAGACGGCTCATATACGATATCTGAGAGTGACCAAATAAGTACTCCACTGGTATCGCAGCATCTGAGACAACTTTCTTTGAGGTGGAGCGGCAGCAATGCTGTGCTTCGTTCTTGGAGCGAACCTGATGGGCTCGTTCTGTTACCGCAATtgcaaaaaataaaattggTTaagccatctccagccaAGGTCGGTGCTCCATGGCCCAATGTAGGGTTGAGACTTGGTTCTGCATTTGAAGCTAATGCATCAATAGGATTATGATAGCCCGCAATGGATTAGTAGAATTGTGAACGACTTTCAAAAAAGGCTTAATTCTAACAGAAAGACAATCCGAGATCGTTTGTTTACGGCTTCAGATACGGAGAGCACATCGCTTAACATGACATATGGAAGTGTTGAAGTTACGATGGTCAACTCGgacaatgaagaagagaaaatttCGACATCCGACACTGAGCTTCCATTTACAACGCCATCCATTGTCAGAGATGTCAACCCGCACAAATGGCTGGACACCACCGCAAGATTCGCAAGTGAAATGACCCCATTCTGGCAGAAAACAGTCAAAGAATTTCTTTCAGCAAAAGGCAACCCGGCCACTACTGAGGGAGTAGAAACCGATGTCATCGTGGCGCTAAtagatgatggcgtcgacaTGTTTGACACGGCCCTTTCCGACAGGGTGGTTGAGGGTAAGAGTTTTGACTATCATGACGGGAAGGTCAGGCCTCcgttttcttcagctcaaggccatgggACTGTCATGGCTAGCATGATCCTAAGCATGTGTCCGATGGCCAAAGTGTATCCAATACGGCTCAGGACACATCTTAATGCCAACGGAAAGAGAAATATTGACGCAGACTATGCAGCGCAGGTATTTTTTTGGCTCCCCATCTTACTGGATCGAAGAAAAATGTTTTCTAATTCGAGCAATTCAAGGCTATACAAGCTGCTTTAAATAAGAAGGCTACTATCATCTCAATGTCTTGGACGTTACCAATGCCAAAGGATAAGAGTGGATCGAAATCTCGATGTATGTGCACTTTTCATTGACCTGACAACTTCCTACAAGGTTGTATTGTGAAAACTAAGAGGTAATCTTTAGTACACACTGTTCTACAAAAGGCCGTCGACAGAAAAGTGCTCATGTTTTGCTCAGCGCCTGATGATGGGAAATTTACAGAGCTAGACTATCCCAGCGGTCCATGGCCCGACCATTTCTTCCGCATTGGCGCTGCAGCGGCAGATGGAACTATTTTCAAATGGACTCCCGACGTTGGCATCACGTACGTTTTGCCAGGCGTTGAAGTGGTTGTGAACCGCAGTCTACACGCTAGAGAAAGACTTACCAAACGTGTTGGTGACGTCGAGTACGAGACAGGATCCAGCGTCGCTACCGCACTCGCAGCTGGTCTTGCTGCCATGATCATTTACTGCATCAAAGCGAGTATCTTGTCGACGAAGTTGGTGAACCAAAACAGAGATCCGATTGTGGGAATTGCCATTGCGGACAACGATGCAAATATGATTGCGAATCCTGAAGCAATGAAGAGGGCATTTGCTCGCCTGGGTCGGGTCACGAGTGCCAACTTTATTCAAATctgggagaagctggatcATGTTAGCGATACTCTTGAAGTTTTGAACGGGAGAGAGCTGAAACCAGAGGAAAGGCTGAAATATCTGAAGCAATTTATTGACTTTGGATGTGACCTTGCAAGTTCGATCCGAGCGTAAAAGGAGCTCAGAGTCAATATGATAGTTTCATTGGGGTCTGCCATGGTTGTAGAACCATTTGCTATTGCAATCTTTATAACTGAAGGGACTAGTTTCTGACCGACTTATACTCTCATAACCTCTGGAGAACTTGGAGCCTGTAATCTAAACCGTACCACTCATTCTTAAGACTCGTGTCAAGGTGTCTTCTAGATCCTCTTTGGGCAGCTCCAAGACGGCATTCCATTGTTCAGCACGATCGCCAAATGTGTTATAACCCCAAGGCGCATAGCAAGAGGCCGATACAGTTTCAATATATCCTTGTACCCACTCACCGCGCTTAATGCGTGCTTCACCCTTTGCCGCAAGATCTTCAGTGGAAGCTTGGGTTACCTCAAATTTTCTGCCAGAAAGTCCCTCGAGAGCCGCCAATACTTCATTTTGGGTCAGCCGCGGAAACGAGCTCACGTAAACGTTTTGATTCTTGGTAGCATTTTCATGCTTGAGCACGGAAGCAATAGCCTCTGCAACGGTTTTTATGTTTGTGCAGCTGAATTCTTGATCGCCAGAGTCAAATATGGTAACTTTAAACATCTCGAGATCCCAGCCCATTACACCCATGTCGAGTTTAAATTGTCGCGCAGATTGCGTGAGCATCTATAAGAATAGAATTAGCTTCTTTTAGCCTCAAATAAACTCGGAGGAATTGAGGGCAATTGTAGCGACAATGAGAGTAGAGCATACCCAATCGAAGAACGGGCCAGTGAAAACCCTGGTCCAAGTAAGACCCTCCGATTCTTTCCCTACGAGGTATTCCCcaaactctttttttccgGCAGTAAATGAGATGCGTTTCTCAATATCTGGCAGTGTAGTATCGCCACCATATTCACTTGGTAGAAAGCGCTTTACGCCGGCACTGACACAGGCATCAACTACCGTCTTTTGATCCGCAACTTGTGTCCGAGGAATGCAGGAAACCACTGCATCTTGTCCTTGGAAAATTGAAACAAGAGCATCTTTCGAGTAGTCAGTTTTGTGGACTGTCACTGACTCAGGATAAGTCGCCGTTGAGGATTGCCGGACAGCCGCTGAAACCTTGAAACCGGCATTGACGAGGGCCGAGACAACAAGAGTGCCTAGATTTCCAGACCCCTTTACAGGGTAAGAGCAACAATTAGTTATGAACAACTTGTGAATAAGTGTATCTTTTGCTACAAACTTACTCCTAGAACAATGACCGTTTCGATGCTGCTTGACATTGTGTTGAGATTTTATGAGAAGGTAGCTGATTGTTGTGTATAGGCTATAGAATCATGTGTGAGAAGAGTAGGTCATTTATGAGGTGATATAACGCTATTCTTTCTCACTTTCTGACAAAATAGAATAGTTTGATAGGAcaatattaataataacaaCATATTTAGAGTTAGTGTCTAGCTCATTGGTCATAAGTATTCTAAAGCATGCCTTGAACTGCGATTATTAATCgctctttatatatataggttCTGAACTAGATAACTAATCAGGTTCCTTTTCAAGAAGGAATTCCTCGTTCTGTCTCGTTATTTGTAATCTTATGGACTCTGAATCTCGATGGCAGTCGAGAATGGAGCGCGTTTGGTGGATTCAGAAGCTCCGGAACGGCACCGTTGAGCAAGTGCATATGGAGCAACCTCTTTTACATATCCCAATGGGCCTAGATACGAGCTTACAGAAGCCTGCCTCGGCCTTATGATATCACGTAGGTACATATCTTTAT
This genomic stretch from Trichoderma breve strain T069 chromosome 1, whole genome shotgun sequence harbors:
- a CDS encoding subtilase family domain-containing protein — its product is MASEPDFDDDFFLDRNHADVHREGEDEHERRFREACREIKDIRRHFDESDVDEFFTKYGDVVNQRSKKTTANLLHTLVDVVTHNEVQPKHIEILVRRVVENFPDLLTHPNEETYNPIFLAIKASQKGSHDELVDYMITTCASKTEDTPHGRSLNYALSMKMKDGKTCLHLAIAKQLSPKTIKALIEYASDEALAVQDEDGKTPMHHATLFKSCTDTGIELIKLFLERDIRIRQSKLRPPKTFLDATDNSGASVYWQLQTNKTSVTNAYNDWLAKKLSADTSKKSQQPIHRERAKASLIGDNTPQMGSRLSRSSAFVEPVDRNGQDYEVSILDIREKERGMKKDDRFTQPAMSTIAAEIKKRGAENRNTSQDRSNMLNGGYSGMGGFVDDRNIPEITPNISLKRRGTENLETTQGKEKERVASNSNSAPKKPNSSEFMPVLIKNSNAILLDLKIHYLRTRSTELAISFLHGSNMQDIHISFDYDSLPRKLLWHEFLKRFGSSKSGRLTFDNVLQYVTLPRVSVNVTGRLADIEREAEEESGLRQIGALGRKDAKYFLDWLFDKGVRHIISLSVEDGGRSDEKVHSDQVIQESLERLIVEHLDWQKIDLDPETILRVGCKIIQQDGSYTISESDQISTPLVSQHLRQLSLRWSGSNAVLRSWSEPDGLVLLPQLQKIKLVKPSPAKDYDSPQWISRIVNDFQKRLNSNRKTIRDRLFTASDTESTSLNMTYGSVEVTMVNSDNEEEKISTSDTELPFTTPSIVRDVNPHKWLDTTARFASEMTPFWQKTVKEFLSAKGNPATTEGVETDVIVALIDDGVDMFDTALSDRVVEGKSFDYHDGKVRPPFSSAQGHGTVMASMILSMCPMAKVYPIRLRTHLNANGKRNIDADYAAQAIQAALNKKATIISMSWTLPMPKDKSGSKSRLHTVLQKAVDRKVLMFCSAPDDGKFTELDYPSGPWPDHFFRIGAAAADGTIFKWTPDVGITYVLPGVEVVVNRSLHARERLTKRVGDVEYETGSSVATALAAGLAAMIIYCIKASILSTKLVNQNRDPIVGIAIADNDANMIANPEAMKRAFARLGRVTSANFIQIWEKLDHVSDTLEVLNGRELKPEERLKYLKQFIDFGCDLASSIRA
- a CDS encoding nmrA-like family domain-containing protein, giving the protein MSSSIETVIVLGGSGNLGTLVVSALVNAGFKVSAAVRQSSTATYPESVTVHKTDYSKDALVSIFQGQDAVVSCIPRTQVADQKTVVDACVSAGVKRFLPSEYGGDTTLPDIEKRISFTAGKKEFGEYLVGKESEGLTWTRVFTGPFFDWMLTQSARQFKLDMGVMGWDLEMFKVTIFDSGDQEFSCTNIKTVAEAIASVLKHENATKNQNVYVSSFPRLTQNEVLAALEGLSGRKFEVTQASTEDLAAKGEARIKRGEWVQGYIETVSASCYAPWGYNTFGDRAEQWNAVLELPKEDLEDTLTRVLRMSGTV